In the genome of Candidatus Margulisiibacteriota bacterium, one region contains:
- the rpsG gene encoding 30S ribosomal protein S7: protein MPRYGRVPKRKIVPDPIYSSAMVQRFINKMIQDGKKSKVEKIFYDAMEIVEGKLKKPALEIFTKSIENLTPLLEVKPRRVGGATYQIPVEVSKLRGEALAMQWLRESARERSGRSMAENLSGEMIDAYNGGGNAMKNRETLHKTAEANKAFAHFRW from the coding sequence GTGCCTAGGTATGGAAGGGTCCCCAAACGTAAAATTGTTCCGGATCCAATTTACAGCAGTGCCATGGTCCAGCGTTTTATCAACAAGATGATCCAGGACGGGAAGAAGAGCAAAGTCGAAAAGATCTTCTACGACGCCATGGAAATTGTCGAAGGTAAATTGAAAAAGCCGGCGCTGGAGATCTTTACCAAATCGATCGAGAACCTGACCCCGTTGCTTGAGGTCAAGCCCCGGCGTGTCGGCGGAGCGACTTACCAGATCCCGGTCGAGGTTTCCAAGCTGCGCGGCGAAGCGCTGGCCATGCAATGGCTGCGCGAATCGGCCCGGGAGCGGAGCGGCCGCTCGATGGCGGAAAACCTGTCCGGTGAAATGATCGATGCTTACAACGGCGGCGGCAACGCGATGAAAAACAGGGAAACGCTGCATAAGACGGCCGAAGCTAATAAAGCTTTCGCGCACTTCAGGTGGTAA